The following nucleotide sequence is from Microbulbifer sp. A4B17.
ATGGCCGACAGTCCTGCAGTCAGGATATCGGTCACAGCCACGGCAACCAGTTTGCCCCTGGCTCTCAGCTCAATGTATCGAGTGGAGCCCCAGGCCTGGCTGAGGAAGCTGCGATATTGCTCCCGACTCGGCGGATACATCTCCCCATCTGCATGGCGCTGCTCGATGTAGCGTGCGTAGAGTTCGTAGTGTTCATCCGTATCGATGGATTCGATATGGAATATGTCCAGGTCCTTATTGCGTTTCCAGCAGCGGCGCTGGTTGCGATCGGGGACAAACAGGCTCACTGGCACGCGAGCCGGCACGCAGGCACGACAGGTCGCGCACTGGGGGCGATACAGGTAGGCACCACTGCGACGGAATCCCAGCTCTGAGAGGCGGTTATAAAGCCTCTGGTCCACCTCGGTTTGGGGGTCGACAAACACCGTGGTGGCCTCCCGGTCCGGCAGGTAGCCGCACGGGTGGGGCAGGGTGGCCAGTAGGCGCACTGAATCCAGCTGAGAGTATTTACCCATAAGTCCACGAAAGCTTCCAGGGCTGCGGGAAGTGCGGCTGTTTAACACCGTCTGCCAGCAGCTGTTCGAAATCCTTACGACACATCTCCACTGCTCCAAGACTGCTGAGATGAGGGTTACTCACCTGGCAGTCGATCAATGGACAGCCCCACAATTCTAATTGCCGAACGAGGTGGACAAAAGCGACTTTTGAGGCGTCTGTCTCCCGGTGAAACATGGACTCACCAAAAAATACCCGTCCCAGGGCAATACCATAGAGTCCCCCAACCAGCTGACCACCGCGCCAAACCTCCACTGAGTGGGCGAATCCCTGATGGTGCATATCGATATAGGCCTCGCACATCTCATCGGTGATCCATGTGCCGGCTTCATCCGCCCGGGGCTCGCGGCAGGCCTCGATCACTTCGGGGAAGGCTTGGTCGAAGGTGACCGAGAAGGTTCCTCGGCGCAACACTTTGCGCAAAGTGCGGCCAATACGAAAGTTTCGTGGGATAACCACGCAGCGAGGAGAGGGGCTCCACCACAAGATAGGTTGGTCATCTGAATACCAGGGGAAGACACCCCTTTGATAGGCCTCAACAAGCCACTCGGGGGTCAGGCCTCCACCGGCGGCTAGCAGGCCGTTTGGGTCATCCAGTGCAAATTCAGTAGGGGGGAAATCGACAACGGTGTGGTCGAGCCACATCAGGCGGCTTTGGGTGTTCCCTGCCACGATCTGACTCCTGTCGGTATAAGGGTGGGCCGGGCAGAGATACTTCTGCCCGGGGGTTCAGGTTACTTCTCGGCGTCGAGGAAGCGCTCGGCGTCCAGGGCGGCCATACAGCCGGTACCCGCAGAAGTCACAGCTTGGCGGTAAATATGGTCGGATACGTCACCTGCGGCAAATACACCGGGAACAGAGGTCTGGGTGGCATTGCCATTCAGGCCGCTCTCCACAATGAGGTAACCACCATTCATTTCAAGCTGGCCTTCAAAGATACCTGTGTTTGGCTTGTGACCGATAGCAATAAATACGCCAGAGACGTCCAGTTCCTGGGTGGAGTCATCCTTGGTGCTGCGCAGGCGCACTCCGGTTACACCATTATCATCCCCGAGAACCTCGTCCAGGGTATTGTGCCAGCAAACGTTGATATTGCCGTTTTCCACTTTATCCATCAGGCGGTCCTGAAGGATTTTCTCTGCACGCAGCTCGTCGCGACGGTGAATCAAGGTCACTTCACTGGCGATATTGGAGAGATACAAAGCTTCCTCAACAGCGGTGTTACCACCGCCCACAACAGCAACTTTCTGGTCGCGATAGAAAAAGCCGTCACAGGTTGCACAGGCGCTGACGCCGCGACCCTGGAAAGCCTCTTCGGAAGGGAGGCCCAGGTACTGAGCAGAGGCGCCGGTGGCAATAATCAGAGAGTCGCAAGTGTAGGTTTCGTTACCTTTCAGGGTGAACGGGCGCTCTTTGAGGTCAACCGATTCGATGTGATCGAAGATGATTTCTGTTTCAAATCGCTCTGCGTGTTGTTGCATTTGCACCATCAGATCCGGACCTTGAAGTTCCGGAATACCGCCTGGCCAGTTTTCCACTTCAGTGGTAGTGGTCAGCTGGCCACCCTGCTGCATACCAGTGATAACAACTGGATTCAGGTTTGCGCGGGCAGCGTAAATCGCTGCCGTATAGCCGGCGGGGCCTGAGCCGAGGATGATCAGTCGATGATGCTTATTGCTCATGAAGTACTCTTTAAAACTCTCAATTTGCGAAATTTACCCAATAGACTGGGAGTCCATATGCCCGTCCATTTTTTGATCAGGCGAGACTATTAAATTGGGCGATATAATAGGCGATATTTACCATTCGGCGAAATAGTTTGCCTTAATTTCTTCGATTGATAGTGTCTATTCAACCTGATCAAGCCCGCAGCTGAAGCTGCTTTTGTCTCTAAACATTGATCGTAAGATCTTGAAATATAATAAAAAGTTCCACTTTTTATGAGCGGACTGCTGGGTCTTTTTGGGAGGAATATGGTGTTACGAATTAAAATTACTGATTGTGGGAGTGGCAGGAATTGTGACAGCTGCCCAGGGACATTTTCCCTTCAAGCAGATCCTTAGACCCCTTAAAAATTGAGGATCGATATGCGCTACAAGAGAAAGTTCATACCCATAAATTTGAAACAGGAACAGTTGGGGCATCCTAAAACCTTCTTGACCTTAAGTGAGGAAGCCCAGGCTTTCGTGTCTGAAATTATTGACGATAGTTACTCGCTGCGCTTTTCCGTTGACCTGGAGCCGAATGGGGATCACCGGGCCAGTTTACACGGCCCTCCGCACCTGCTCGATCTGTTCACCTCGCTCAATCTGCAAGTTCGATGCGAGATTGTTTCTGATGGATACGGTGGTAAAGCAGATGGGGCTGTCACCTGTGAGGGGAAGCCTGAAGAGTTTGAAAAATTTGCCATGGCGCTGGGGCTCGGTGACGGCTGCCGAGTCCTCGATCTGATGTGTGGGAGAGGGGCCCTGAGCAGTTATCTGCTTAAGTTTGCCCGGGCACAGGGCATTGTTATTCAATGTAGCCTGTGTGATTCCCACCTTTCTCAGCTTGAAAAGCTTGATCCAGATGTTCAGTTACTCGCTGCGGATATCACTATTGGAGATGGGCGGGACCTGCCA
It contains:
- a CDS encoding arginyltransferase, whose product is MGKYSQLDSVRLLATLPHPCGYLPDREATTVFVDPQTEVDQRLYNRLSELGFRRSGAYLYRPQCATCRACVPARVPVSLFVPDRNQRRCWKRNKDLDIFHIESIDTDEHYELYARYIEQRHADGEMYPPSREQYRSFLSQAWGSTRYIELRARGKLVAVAVTDILTAGLSAIYTFFDPDEDKRSLGSYCILYQIEWARRLGLPNLYLGYWIEQCHKMAYKSQFRPIEMLKENRWSLKSL
- the aat gene encoding leucyl/phenylalanyl-tRNA--protein transferase, encoding MWLDHTVVDFPPTEFALDDPNGLLAAGGGLTPEWLVEAYQRGVFPWYSDDQPILWWSPSPRCVVIPRNFRIGRTLRKVLRRGTFSVTFDQAFPEVIEACREPRADEAGTWITDEMCEAYIDMHHQGFAHSVEVWRGGQLVGGLYGIALGRVFFGESMFHRETDASKVAFVHLVRQLELWGCPLIDCQVSNPHLSSLGAVEMCRKDFEQLLADGVKQPHFPQPWKLSWTYG
- the trxB gene encoding thioredoxin-disulfide reductase, which gives rise to MSNKHHRLIILGSGPAGYTAAIYAARANLNPVVITGMQQGGQLTTTTEVENWPGGIPELQGPDLMVQMQQHAERFETEIIFDHIESVDLKERPFTLKGNETYTCDSLIIATGASAQYLGLPSEEAFQGRGVSACATCDGFFYRDQKVAVVGGGNTAVEEALYLSNIASEVTLIHRRDELRAEKILQDRLMDKVENGNINVCWHNTLDEVLGDDNGVTGVRLRSTKDDSTQELDVSGVFIAIGHKPNTGIFEGQLEMNGGYLIVESGLNGNATQTSVPGVFAAGDVSDHIYRQAVTSAGTGCMAALDAERFLDAEK
- a CDS encoding methyltransferase domain-containing protein, translated to MRYKRKFIPINLKQEQLGHPKTFLTLSEEAQAFVSEIIDDSYSLRFSVDLEPNGDHRASLHGPPHLLDLFTSLNLQVRCEIVSDGYGGKADGAVTCEGKPEEFEKFAMALGLGDGCRVLDLMCGRGALSSYLLKFARAQGIVIQCSLCDSHLSQLEKLDPDVQLLAADITIGDGRDLPYPSELFDAVAIKMGLHEVPYRDQPLVLQEGYRVLKPGGPLLIWDLMPTSAGVQDLLCAQKRKLSYLTHRESLLFDRFFLREDQVLQLLIDAGFKQIELVSRTYYRDSTHDKLKAELGGDQYKLEVLNNYLRERVTQAIIDEVCWEDSGQDISMMIPNCIYRTYKPINLEENSG